Part of the Henckelia pumila isolate YLH828 chromosome 2, ASM3356847v2, whole genome shotgun sequence genome is shown below.
attcatcatgactccgattgataaaccgatttcaccaatgtgcacagaaaccatttctgcaccttttaaagtcaagataaatttttctgaatccgaattcagtggtttccaaaaatgctcatccctatgtcattttaggaaatcttactcctctactcataattaagaagtccaacttctttgttcattaaatttaactctttaaatttaactatctcaacggggattaaaaatccattactctgtgtgaccctcaatggttcagggatacagctagccgtgggctcacaactccttgtgactcggaacaacaatttccgacttgcccatcgaatcatggtaagagcgcctagcaacatcgccccatgattccctaggtatcactgatagtgcctgcaagaaccaatagattttggttagcgtacattacggtcccttcatccatatatcccgatcgaatcaacaaccattggtaaatcgagagtcgttcgagattcgataactatgcaatacatcttgaagatcaaatagtgacatcgcatgtgttactaagaaaccatttcttaaaaacatcatgtactctggccagagattcgtcacactaatatctcctcagatcgcataggatatccacactcgtaagtatgtggtgaatccttgacaacaaagcatcgactcctatatgtgttgtaactgtacccaatcccgacacctgatgaccccaatagagtcggtaaacgagtcaaagcacagtactagcatatagagtctcaatgatgtttcaagtagtaaggactaatggtgtacaaccaaaaccgcggactttatccactcgataagtgataaccacttggaaagtccggatagggtagttcgatcattcattgtatgaatatccatttgcatgcttcgaacatctctatgttccttaccaatgaaacgtggtactctgcatcgcaaatgctagtctcaaactcgagcgatccttatccttattatcggacggctcaatcgactaggaacagtttagaatatacagtgactataagatgtgtttcatgatagacatctccatgttctaccacatcttacatacactatagtatattcaaggtctttatcaaaacaacaatagtatatcacaatatcacaatatgaagaaagataaagtcattgtcattaataaaagtgtaaattatattaaacaaaagattgtttatacaaagagtcatcaaagcccttagccacaagttggctcaccgtgcacccactctttcactttgTTCCTCCAATTCTTTAACATTTccttgaaaattccaaaaaattcAGTCAAGCTTGTGTTTTTCTTTGCACTGAATCCAATGGCATGGTTAGTGCTTTCACTTCTTTGGGAAGACAGAATTCCAGCAGAGAATAAATCTTTGCTCAATGAAGTGCACCATTTTTCCTTTAATACATACAAACGATTAAACCAAGGATGATTCTCTAGTTTGTAGTCTGAAATCATAGAACTCCAACAGCTTTCAAATTCATTTTCATCAACACAACCTGACAAGCATTTCTTAAATGCATCtttaaaagaattttgaatTCTCAACTTTGCAAACCTACTTACAGCATTTTGATGAAGGTGCCAAAGACATAGCCTATGTCTTGTTTCCGGAAAAACCTACATCAAAATAAGAAATACTTGTTATATTCACATGAGTAATTCACATAAAAAACctacatcaaaataaaaattcaacaaatatatttcaaaatttattgaCCTTTTCTATTGCATTTGAAATTGCTTGATCTTGGTCGGTGAACAAACTGACAGGACATTTCCCTCCCATCGATTTCTTAAAAACTTCAAAGAGCCATTGAAATGATTCGACCTTCTCGTCAGATAAAAATGCACAACCAAACATCACATTTTTCCAATGATGATTGATACCCACGAAAGGAGCACAAATCAAATTGTACTTATTAGTGCGATAAGTTGTGTCAAAAACCATTACATCACCAAATATGTCATAATCCTCTTTCATCATCGAGTCCCTCCAAAATACATTACACAATCTCCCATCACCATCTAATTTGACTCTGAAAAAAAAGTCATTATCTTTAGCATCTTCTTGTTGTAACATTTCAATTACTTTCTGTGCATCCCCTCCTTCTATTGCATTCATTTTCCAACGGTTCACAAAATTCATGTGATCCATCAAAGTATGACCAACGTTTTCCTCTCCACCAGCTTCATGTACCATATAACGATAAGAATCAGTAGCTCTCATCCCAGAAGATATCATATCTTCAATAGCTTTACCCTTCACATTTGAAATTCTCCTTTCTGATCGATGATGATGACTCCATTCTATCCTAGTGAATGCATGATTATGTATCATCACATGGGACACAACTTCATAAAGGCATTCGTCATTCAATTTAACTCTCAATAAAGCTTTACATCCTGTTCATGTCAGACAAGATCTTTTTCCTATCTTTCCCACTGATCCACCACTTAAGTTATCTGGATTTGAATCTTCTATTTTCTTCGTTCCagaacaagagcagagaaaatatttctctattACAACTTTTTGATTGTTACAGTACCTCGTGGTTGATTTACGAACACTAAAACCAATGGCCCTTGCATGGTTAGAATACAATTGATACATTTCATCAATTGTTTTTCTCGTCAAACCAATCAGAGAACCAGTTATATCAAAAGAATATGTATTGTCATCTGTAATAATTTCAAAACATATATCTAGCATTAATAAAAACTAATACGTTTTAACcaaaaccaaatatttctcattaaTTTGAGAAATGTTACCTTCACTGGCTGGAATCATATTTTGTTCACTACTAGCTGCCGGATCAACATCTTCATTTACATTAAATTCAAACAAGtgtcaaatattattacaaGAAACAACTAAaatgaaaatctattttattttttttgataaaCATAATACACTTCGTaagttgtaacgccccaaaatttttttaatggactttatttgagataataagagattttagaagttgagGGTCGATTCGTTTtttatcagggactattttgcaattttcggaaatctctgattatctcaaataaagctTATTCAtccgtttaaaaaaaaaaattcttccttctttttcttttgtctCTTGATTAATGACGTTTAATTATTCGTTATTAgccgattagaatcgaggtctcacataagTTATGTCAACCTTACCTTTATTTATGTCTGTCTCATTTTCATCGCTAGAAACAACGACAatagaatttaaattttgaccTATAatgacaaaataattaaaaaaataacattaaaatataatttaaaaggtAATGTTTTTTGTGCAATGTTTGtgtaaactaaaataaaatgatgCTCTGGAAACATAATTCAATTCTTTGCAACAAATGAAAGTAACACATtttcaatataaacaaaaacatttgtatttaaaaaatttaaatagtttgttaaaatgaaaaaaaaattaccttCTTGATTATGAGTTTCAGCTTCATTCTCCATATCCGAATTTAATTATCCAACAAGAAAACTAAAAAAAGTATGACAGCCGCTGAGATGATCTAGCCCTTTCTAATGACATAGAAACAAATCAATCAGTGCAAATACTATATATTTGGCAATTCACTTTTTAATAATTTCACCTTCTTAAGTGACCAGAAAGGTGATACAAACACATcaaatcaaaatgaaaatataacTCAAAGATATATTAGACAACAAAAAACAAGAATTTGGATTTAAGCTCAATTCTCTCACACACCTACAATCAAATGCCAACACAAACTGCAGCAACCAACAGCAAACTATAATATAATGATTCAATAAGCTACTTCTCAAGTAAAAGCTTCCTCTTCCCAAAGCAACAACTCATCAAATTTTTCTAATTGGCTTATTCCTACTTTTCTTGGAGGAACAAACAGTTAGAAAATCTAATATCCTAGCTATAATTTTTCATATTATGTAAATTTCATAGAGTGTTCATGTTATTTGCTCATGTGGGATACTTATGTTTCAAATTTatcactaaaattacactagaatgTAATATCATAAATACATAGATTTCACCCAGTCAAACAAAGGGGTTCTGTAATCATAACGATGCTGACATGATTCGATGAATGACTCGAACATAAGTATTTGCATACCTTACCCCTGCATATAACAACTACTTGATTATGCATGCTAATTGAGGTTAAGGAGTATCAAAACAGGTCATAAGCTAAAGGTTAGCAAACCAATATTTTCTTAGATGTTTCATCAAGAAGAACAAATGCATAGACCATTCTCGCACACTTCTTTGAATGAATCAAACAATCAAAGACTAACAAAGCAAAAGAAAACCCAAAAGAAACTCATTAGTTGTCAAGAGAAAGGGCATACGATTGGCTACAGTAATGTTAATTGTTAAACTTGACTATTCATATGAAAATCATAATGCAGTTCAAGTCTTCAAGATCATCCCAGTGGGAAACAATTTAAAGGCAAATTAGTAAAAATCCATATGATTGCACGGAAAAAGTAGCAGAAACTATCACCGCTCGACAGACGACAACTAACTCATGGCTTGATGAAGGATGGTCGGATCAAAATCCCCAACACGAAAGCAAAATAGATTCGATCTCCTTTCGGCCAAGTGATCGATCAAAATTTCCTCGGTGCGACTGCGAATTCAGAGTAGAGATTGCAGTGACATCGTATCAAAAACATGCGATTGAGAAGCTGAGATGGGAAAATAGCAGCGATCTTGTCGATTGAAAGTAGGAGAATGCGGAATCTCAAAATCAAGAAAGCCGACACGAAAAATTGGGAgaaaatagagtaaataataAGACTTGAATCTCACGGGTTTAAAACATGGGTTAATCCGACCCGAATCCGTTGCACAAACATGACCCGTAGAACAGTCTCATACAAGTGTttgccatatatatatatataacaatcaatgatatatatataacaatcaATTCTTCTCTCACAAATTTTCTAATTGATGGAAtagataatattttaattatgaatGGTTACGAGTTTGATTTTCTTACCAATAATGTCTCGATGTTTCACGCTAATTTGTAGCTActgaaaaaatcaataattaattgtgaaaaagtaaattatgaaaataataattaatatattttatattatatatatatatatatgtatatatatatatatatatacacgagaACCAATGGAGTTTGAGAAACCCAACTACTTTTGTATATATAAGAGAACCAATGGAGTTTGAGAAACCCAACTACTTGGACAAGATTCTAACACCCAACGTTATAAATGAGGTGACCCGGCCAGAAATAACCGGTCGGACATCAGACCGACCAATAACAACTTGGACAACTTCGAttttcgaatatatatatatatatatatatatatatatatatatatatatatatattctcgtTGGTAACAAAGAAAGTACATGAATGACAGCTAGAATTTAGATATGGTTTGCACGAGCGAATCTTCTTGTCTTAAGCCTCCACTTATACATGAATGACAGCTAGAATTTAGATATGGTTTGCACGAGCGAATCTTCTTGTCTCAAGCCTCCACTTATAATTGGAATTAGTTTCTTGCGTTGCATCCTTAGCTGCCAATCCTAACTAAAAACTTGGTTCGAGCTATCTGATTAGATTCGGCTCCATGAAACTCGATTCGATGGCTTCGTAAAGATTTTACCCTTTAGAATAGTTTATAAAAACAAGATCTGTCGATCTTGATCTTGCCACATGACTTATGTAAGTTTCGAACTTTCCCGCTCGATAAAAGTCGATTTGGTTACTTCCATGAATTCTTAATTAGAGATTTTACCCTCTAGAACAGGGGTAAAACAAGATTTGCTGATCTCTTGATTAAGGTTCAAAATTTCCCTAGATTTGTATTAGTTGGATAGTTGAATGATTATGGTCACGATTAACACATATTAGCGTGTAAATGTTGTTAGATTAAAAATCTTGTTGGATCCCTAAATAGCATGCACAAATAAAAGCATTGCCGCATAGTTTCGGGACATGATAGAAATATGTGATGATTCACAAGTCTATCTCTGCTGCAAATTGCGCAGAGGACAGGGACTAGAACGCCCTCGACCAGTCGCTTTCATCATTCAAGATTAATTCAATTACCACACACAATTTGGTGATCTTCGAAATGATGATGAATTTTAAACAATTTTGTATTTAGAATGTGCCAACATGTcacgatgttttgacagttctCGGGTCAATCGGGCACACATGAGCTACGTCGTCTGTGTGACTGTCATAATCATACAACACTTCATGTCGTTGGAGCCAATATTTGATCGAGTTGCAGTGTTCGAAGGTGACACGAAATTCACTCGCATATTAACATGCACATGCTCTAGAGATGAGTTTATTGATACTAAACACACTATGGAAGAGAACACAAAACTCAatctcaagaattaattttaTGAAACAGGTTTCTGACTCAACCCAACTcatgtaaaaatattattttttattacagaTATGAACTTGTCTCATAATAGACCTATTGGGAAAATAACTCAATCAGACATCTAGCTATTTCGAATATGATCGCTTGGTGTAGTAGGAATCGAACTGTTTGTTTCTTCGTCAATAGGCGTTGGTCCACTCCCCTAACTTTATATATCATTCATGTATGGCACTTTCGGCACAGTAAAGTGAATCCCACCCAACTCAAACACTGTGCCAGAAATCAAGTGAGGCCacaaatcaataaattaaaatcagCTCCACATGACTTTGCACAAAAAGTAGAGCTTTTGAACTATTTCTTGATGCAGTCTTTAAAATATGAATTCACACTAAACTTTAATCAATCCAATGCGCTTGATTTGATCAAGATCATGCTGGTACTGTTCTTGATGAGACGGCGATAATCACAATCGCTATCGTGGTTGTCATCACTCGAACTTTTCGTGCTGAATTAGATAAAGTAGGCAATTCTAATTTATCATCTTGAtccatgtaaaaaaaaaattcaagattaCGATAACctgcaaaattatttatttattcacgTCATCTCGGATTCCCTACCAGTTGCATCTACTTTTTCCATTATTCACTAATGAATTCGTcaaatctaattcaaaatttattctATCTACTTGAAACCAATTATCTCAATTCAATTCATCGCGTGTGTGACACCTCCAACGGTGGACATGTCAACAATATTTGATATCTGAACACAGACCAACccataattctttttttttttcgagtAGAACGAGTAAAATTTTACATGTTCAGAAATTTtatgtttaaaattta
Proteins encoded:
- the LOC140885037 gene encoding protein FAR1-RELATED SEQUENCE 5-like produces the protein MIHNHAFTRIEWSHHHRSERRISNVKGKAIEDMISSGMRATDSYRYMVHEAGGEENVGHTLMDHMNFVNRWKMNAIEGGDAQKVIEMLQQEDAKDNDFFFRVKLDGDGRLCNVFWRDSMMKEDYDIFGDVMVFDTTYRTNKYNLICAPFVGINHHWKNVMFGCAFLSDEKVESFQWLFEVFKKSMGGKCPVSLFTDQDQAISNAIEKVFPETRHRLCLWHLHQNAVVLMKMNLKAVGVL